One stretch of Excalfactoria chinensis isolate bCotChi1 chromosome 2, bCotChi1.hap2, whole genome shotgun sequence DNA includes these proteins:
- the LOC140248690 gene encoding guanine nucleotide-binding protein G(I)/G(S)/G(O) subunit gamma-11: protein MPAINIEDLSEKDKLKMEVEQLRKEVKLERQPVSKCSEEIKNYIEERSGEDPLVKGVPEDKNPFKEKGGCVIA from the exons ATGCCGGCGATCAACATCGAGGATCTGAGCGAGAAGgacaaactgaaaatggaagtgGAGCAGCTCCGTAAAGAAGTGAAGCTGGAGAGGCAGCCG gtGTCCAAGTGCTCCGAGGAGATCAAGAACTACATTGAGGAGCGCTCAGGAGAAGACCCGCTGGTGAAGGGCGTCCCGGAGGACAAGAACCCCTTCAAGGAGAAGGGCGGTTGTGTCATCGCCTGA
- the TFPI2 gene encoding tissue factor pathway inhibitor 2 isoform X1 — protein MAAGRRLPLPALLLPLACAALAPRGLTEKQRACLLPPDDGPCRALVPRWYYDRYTQSCQEFSYGGCHGNANNFLSYDDCEKSCWTIKKVPKLCRMEADTGPCRGYMRRYAFNLSSMRCEEFVYGGCYGNSNNFKDLQSCVDHCLPEKTGPLLCYSPKDEGLCSSSVSRYYYDATSKSCKEFKYTGCGGNANNFVTEVDCYNVCSKAGSQKSTINKPRNLLRRKMMRKLIKKPQTRNPKS, from the exons ATGGCTGCCGGCCGCCGCCTTCCGCTGCCcgcgctgctgctgccgctggcCTGTGCCGCTCTGGCGCCGCGCGGCCTCACAG AGAAGCAGCGCGCCTGCCTGCTGCCCCCCGACGACGGGCCGTGCCGCGCCCTGGTGCCGCGCTGGTACTACGACAGGTACACGCAGAGCTGCCAGGAGTTCAGCTACGGCGGCTGCCACGGCAACGCCAACAACTTCCTCAGCTACGACGACTGCGAGAAGAGCTGCTGGACCATCAAGA AGGTGCCCAAACTCTGCCGAATGGAGGCTGATACAGGGCCCTGCCGAGGATACATGAGAAGATACGCCTTCAACTTGAGTTCAATGAGGTGTGAGGAGTTTGTCTATGGGGGCTGCTACGGGAACAGCAACAACTTCAAGGACCTGCAGTCCTGTGTGGATCACTGTCTGCCAGAGAAAA ctgGTCCCTTGTTATGCTATAGCCCAAAGGATGAAGGCTTGTGCTCCTCTTCTGTGTCCCGTTATTACTATGATGCCACAAGTAAATCATGCAAGGAGTTCAAGTACACTGGCTGTGGTGGAAATGCCAACAACTTCGTTACTGAAGTAGACTGCTACAATGTCTGTAGCAAAG CAGGGAGTCAGAAATCAACCATCAACAAGCCAAGAAATCTACTCCGCAGAAAAATGATGAGGAAACTGATCAAAAAGCCTCAGACACGTAACCCAAAGTCTTAA
- the TFPI2 gene encoding tissue factor pathway inhibitor 2 isoform X2 produces the protein MAAGRRLPLPALLLPLACAALAPRGLTEKQRACLLPPDDGPCRALVPRWYYDRYTQSCQEFSYGGCHGNANNFLSYDDCEKSCWTIKKVPKLCRMEADTGPCRGYMRRYAFNLSSMRCEEFVYGGCYGNSNNFKDLQSCVDHCLPEKTGPLLCYSPKDEGLCSSSVSRYYYDATSKSCKEFKYTGCGGNANNFVTEVDCYNVCSKGSQKSTINKPRNLLRRKMMRKLIKKPQTRNPKS, from the exons ATGGCTGCCGGCCGCCGCCTTCCGCTGCCcgcgctgctgctgccgctggcCTGTGCCGCTCTGGCGCCGCGCGGCCTCACAG AGAAGCAGCGCGCCTGCCTGCTGCCCCCCGACGACGGGCCGTGCCGCGCCCTGGTGCCGCGCTGGTACTACGACAGGTACACGCAGAGCTGCCAGGAGTTCAGCTACGGCGGCTGCCACGGCAACGCCAACAACTTCCTCAGCTACGACGACTGCGAGAAGAGCTGCTGGACCATCAAGA AGGTGCCCAAACTCTGCCGAATGGAGGCTGATACAGGGCCCTGCCGAGGATACATGAGAAGATACGCCTTCAACTTGAGTTCAATGAGGTGTGAGGAGTTTGTCTATGGGGGCTGCTACGGGAACAGCAACAACTTCAAGGACCTGCAGTCCTGTGTGGATCACTGTCTGCCAGAGAAAA ctgGTCCCTTGTTATGCTATAGCCCAAAGGATGAAGGCTTGTGCTCCTCTTCTGTGTCCCGTTATTACTATGATGCCACAAGTAAATCATGCAAGGAGTTCAAGTACACTGGCTGTGGTGGAAATGCCAACAACTTCGTTACTGAAGTAGACTGCTACAATGTCTGTAGCAAAG GGAGTCAGAAATCAACCATCAACAAGCCAAGAAATCTACTCCGCAGAAAAATGATGAGGAAACTGATCAAAAAGCCTCAGACACGTAACCCAAAGTCTTAA